In a single window of the Fusarium falciforme chromosome 3, complete sequence genome:
- a CDS encoding Glucosamine-6-phosphate isomerase: MRLIVRDTNTEAAEYVASYILQRIKEYAPTPERPFVLGLPTGGSPTEVYRLLAASYKAGEVSFENVVTFNMDEYVGIPRDHPQTYHSFMWTHFFSHVNVRPENVHILDGNAPDLEAECARFEDLIQEAGGIDLFLAGIGEDGHVAFNEPGSSLASRTRVKTLAYDTILANSRFFGNDVNQVPRMALTVGVQTVLDAREVVTLALGARKAVALQKCIEGGVNHMWTLSGLQLHRHSMIVADEDATLELQVKTVKYFKSIEQIARQQGFEQGLPRGLRKGKGANGVHVNGSVVVNGVHSPIALKPANIDAYLLRANSPVLAQPTSRSVTPEPTLDSMGSRVSQT, from the exons ATGAGACTCATTGTTCGCGATACCAACACTGAAGCTGCCGAATATGTCGCCAGCTACATCCTCCAGCGCATCAAAGAATATGCTCCAACCCCCGAGCGTCCATTTGTCCTAGGCTTGCCAACCGGTGGCAGCCCTACCGAGGTCTACAGGCTTCTTGCCGCGAGTTACAAGGCCGGTGAA GTTTCATTTGAGAATGTGGTCACCTTCAATATG GACGAGTACGTCGGGATACCACGAGACCATCCACAGACATACCATTCCTTCATGTGGACTCACTTCTTCTCTCATGTCAACGTCCGCCCTGAGAATGTGCATATACTCGATGGGAATGCCCCTGATCTCGAGGCCGAGTGTGCGAGATTCGAGGATCTTATCCAGGAAGCAGGAGGCATCGACCTGTTCCTCGCTGGTATCGGCGAGGACGGTCACGTCGCCTTTAATGAACCTGGATCCAGCCTTGCAAGCCGAACCCGGGTCAAGACGCTAGCATACGATACGATACTCGCAAACTCTCGTTTTTTCGGTAACGATGTGAACCAAGTGCCTCGAATGGCGCTCACGGTTGGTGTTCAAACTGTCCTGGACGCCCGAGAGGTGGTCACGCTGGCTCTTGGCGCACGCAAAGCCGTCGCCCTTCAGAAGTGCATCGAGGGAGGAGTAAACCACATGTGGACGCTGTCGGGTCTTCAGCTACACCGACACTCGATGATTGTGGCCGACGAGGATGCAACACTCGAGTTGCAAGTCAAGACTGTTAAA TACTTCAAGTCCATCGAACAGATCGCCCGCCAGCAAGGCTTTGAGCAGGGCCTGCCGAGAGGACTCCGCAAAGGAAAAGGGGCCAATGGAGTCCACGTCAATGGCTCCGTTGTGGTGAACGGGGTTCACTCTCCTATCGCCCTGAAGCCAGCGAACATCGATGCCTACTTGCTTCGGGCCAATAGTCCTGTTCTTGCTCAGCCTACATCTAGGTCAGTCACACCGGAGCCCACTCTAGACAGTATGGGGTCCCGTGTCTCCCAAACGTGA